GCAAAGGTTTTGTCATGTCCCGGGCCATGTATGTGTGACCTGCCATGGCTCTGGCCTCTAGCCGCTCACTCTTTGATCCCTCAACTTTCTGCCAGGATTTAGTGCCTCCTGACCTCTGGCCAGGCCACTATCAGTTAACACACACCTCTAACCTGTGCTTCTACCTTGGTGGCTCCACTATGACCTCTACCCATGATCTCTGACCCAGAGAAATTGGCCATGGCAATGGAAACTGGTAACCTTAtctcttggggtggggggataTGTATCTGCACCATCTCTGACCCAAAGACTGACTTTAGTTCATACCTCTCATGGCCCACCATCTCCAGTCTCCCCCCAAATTCCAAAGAAGACCCCAGACCTCTGATTTGTCCTCAGGCAGTAAACTCCCAATAGCTCTTCTGGGTTGGACTCTGGAGGCACCCCGCTGCTCAGACCTGAGCCCTCTAGGCAGCAGAGCCCCACTTGCCCCCTCTCCACCCTGACTTTTCCCcaaaggcaggagggagaggattCCCCAGCCCAAGGCAGAGCTTCCCCATCTCCCTCCTGCAGGCAGGAGTCTCAGGGTCCAGACCCTTCCCTGAGTCCCCATTTCCCAATTCCTGGAATTAAGTTCCAGCCCAGGGCTAGATGGGGGAGCATCATGCAGAGTGCGCTTCGTGGGCCCCAGCCTTGAAAGAAGAAATTGCCTGTTACTCTGAAGACTACTTAAGTCCTTATACTCCTGCTCAGTGGGATGGGACGCGAACATCTCCCTGCAGAGGAAAGTGGGTCATctggcttgggggtgggggatctAATACTGTTTTGTAATATGGCATTTcctacaaaatataaatttatacttTGACTAGGTCCCAACTTGTGTTTTCTGTGGGATGTGAAGGGGATGGGGGTGGAACATGATGGGTGATGAATAGCGGTCCCAGGGCTTGAATCAGTAGGAGTCAAGATGGGttacagacaaaaacaaaaaagccaaagacatgaaaaaaataattccgtGAGAGGATACTGAGCAAAAATATACATACCAAAAGTGTAATGATGGGTAATGGAGATGGGGAGGAGTCCACAGTGTGGTTGTTAATGAAAAGGAATCAGTGCAACAGCATCTAATGGGTAATGAACAGAAATAAACGCAACATATTgcattgttttctacacctgaaacttaaaaagaaaaaagtactacGGAAAATAAATAAACGGAACAAACACAGAAATGGTAGTAATTAAGCACAAAGGGCTCAGGTTTAATGGATAGATGGCAAGTCGGAATAGGccaaaggcaaaattatggataATGTAATAGGAGCTCAGGACATGATGGATTATGGATCTGAATGAATAAGAGGCAGAGTGATGAATAATGGACAAATAGGGGCCGCAGGCCTGATGGGTAATGGACCCAAAACATTATGGTTAATGAAAGAAGGGCTAGAAGAACGACAGAAGTTAACAGGCAGAGATGGGCTACAGGCAGTAGTATAGAAATAAACCTGAAATGAATGGGGCGGAGGCATGCTGGGTAATGGGAGAGGAATGAATGGGCCAAAGATAGATGCTGCAGTGACGCAGGTCGGGAGtgtggggaagggcaggcagaAGGCATGATGGGTAACGAGAGGAGTGGGTTTATGGCAATTGTAGCGTTAAACAGGTAAAGGGCATTGTGGGTAAAAGAAGCAGGACAGGGTTCACATAACCGGTTAGAATTCTCCCGAGGCACTGTGGGAAGAGCCAACACTTCCGGTTTTCGGTCGCCGACTCCGTACTGGGGGGGGATCTTTCCCTCTGCCGCGGTGCCTGGTGGGACGCGAGGCCTGACCTTGCTGCCTAGCAGCCTCTGCCGCGCAACCCACCTTTACCCGTGTCCCTCGACCCTGGCACGTTAGCCAATGAGCGCACCAAATTGATTATGTCACCAGGGTCGGGCCCCTATGCCTGACGGAGCCAACCTGGATGTTGCAAGGGCCAAAGCCGACCAATTACTGTCTCAACTTCGCCGCGGGGCTGGGTCGGAAGAGGTGAGCCTTCTGAAGAGGGGCGGAGGCGACAAGTCAGTGGGCGTTGCAAAGTGCTCAGCACAAGCCAATGGCAGGCGAGCATCGGAACCCGCGGTGTCACGAGCCAATAGACACGGGCTCCGCGAGCCAATGGAAGGGCGGGGAGGTGCCTGAGAGTGGGAACCAATAGAAAAAAGCGTTCCAAAGAAGTGGGTGGGACTCCTATCCGTGGCTCTAAGAGCAAGGCCAGACACTGAAGCTCGTGGGAGGAACTCAGGATATGCAGGACCAATAGGATAGGCGGGGCGGGGCGacggtggtggcggtggcggcagTGGGTTCGGTTGCGCGTGGCGCACGGGGTGGGAGCCGAGGCCAGGCCGGGAGCAGGCGCTGCCGCCAGTGAGAATCGGGGCCCGGAGCAGGGTGAGGGTTGGCTGGGGACTGGGCCCGCAGCGCGCAGACCCTGACCTCCGCCCTCTGACCTTTCCCCCTCCAGGCGACCATGGGGAACGTGTTGGCCGCTAGCTCGCCGCCCGctgggccgccgccgccgcctgcgcCCGCCCTCGTGGGACTGCCACCGCCTCCGCCCTCTCCTCCCGGCTTCACGCTGCCGCCTCTGGGAGGCGGCCTGGGCGCTGGGGCTGGTGCGGGTCGAGGTCCGGAACGGACCCCCGGGACTGCGTCCGCCAGCGCTGCAGGGACCGCGGACGATGGGGCCTGCGGCTGCCTGCCCAACCCGGGCACGTTCGAGGAGTGCCACCGGAAGTGCAAGGGTGAGGGGCGAGGGACCTGGTGGAGGTGGGATGGCCCGGATCTCGCGGGGAGGAGGGGGCACATTGAGGCAACCTTGGGAATTGGCACGGACCATTGGAATTATTTAACAGAGCGTTAGTTGACGTTGGGATCGAATGGTGGAACGTTGGCCTTGGGGCTTAGAACGACGGGATCAAATGGTGGAACCTCGGGATGGAATGCCATAGGAGGACAGAAAAGCCTTGGGGACCTCAGGAGCCCCAAGGATCACCCAAGCCAGCCTCCTCATATGATcaggaaagaaactgaggcccaaggtcacagtgtCAGCCAGGTGTCAGCAAGGGTCTAGTGGGGGTGGAACCCAAGGCTTCTGGATCCTGGCTTGGAATAATTGTGATAGCAAAAGGGTTGGAGACTTACTGAGCACTGCCGTGGCATTCAGTGTATGTTACTCATTAAATCTTTGCAATATTTCCATGTGGTGAGCATCATCTTCTAGATGACAAGTTTGACACAGATAAAGTAACTTACCTAAAGTCACACAGTAGTAGGCGGTGACACTGGGATTTGGATGCAGGCAAAGGCCCTGGTCCTGGCCCCATCCATTAGGCGATGCTACCGTTGGGGTACTTTGGGACATTCTGTGGTTCCCTGGAGAAGGAGAGCTGGGTTGATAGGGAAGGCAGGGTTGAGAGTTGGGGTGTGTATTTGTGGAACGTGGAGTATGACAGCGTTTCTCTTCTTCAGAGCTGTTTCCTATTCAGATGGAAGGTGTCAAGCTCACAGTCAACAAAGGGTTGAGTAACCATTTCCAGGTGAGCCTTCCTGGTGCCCTTACCCTCCAGAGGTCATCCCAGGCATCCCCCTGTGTCTGTACATACAATCCCTTTACTCTTTCCTAAAGGACTGGACTCCTTGGTACTTTTCAAAGACTCGGAGACAGTGCCAGGCTATCTCCTCAGAGGGGGCCAGTGGTAGTGTTTAGGGACCCAGACTCCAGAGAtacccctccccaataaaattcagGCAGGAGTGAAGTGCCAGGTATGTAGCCCCATCCCCCACTACATTCTGTTTCTAAGTCTCAGTCAGGCCACACCTCCCAGTCTTTGCACTCTGCCCAGCCCAGAGATGCCTGTCTTTTCCTCCTTGATGGAGAAACCTGGCTGTCAAGCATCCCCATCCCAGGCTGAAGGGCAGCTGTGCTGGGGGTGGGCTCAGCTGGGTTTATTGGGGGTGACCCAGAGCCTCATCCCCACAGACCTCCCTCTTCTCTCAGGTGAACCATACAGTAGCCCTCAGCACAATCGGAGAGTCCAACTACCACTTCGGGGTCACGTATGTGGGGACAAAACAGCTGAGTCCAACAGAGGTGAGGCTCCTCttgacattttattcattgtatCATTCTTCTAACAAATATGTAGCCAAACATTAGGCAAAGAAAGCTGTGTCAGTAAGAGGCCAGAGCTGCTGAGGGTGTTTGGAGGGGGAACTGTGTGACTCCAAGATGTGTTGGAACACGGGTCATTCCTTCATCGTGAACCCCTGCTCTCTGCCCAGTCTTGTGCTGGGTGAGGCTTTGAGTACCAAACTAGGCATTTGGACTTTATCTAGGGGGGCACTGGAGAGCCATGGAAAGATTTGGACTAGGGAAAGTCGTGGTCAGGCTGCCATACAGAGGCTAGGTTAGGGGAGTGGGGGCAAAATTGGAGGCCTGGAAGGAGGCTTTGGCAGGACACAGGTAGAGTTGGGAGACTGAGTTAGGTCTCTGCTTTTATTAACTATTCCCGTTGAATAAATTGGTTTATTCAACAAGCCTTCATCCTACCCCCATTCTTTGCCCAGCCTTGTGTTGGGGATGTAGCAGTGACTAAAACAGCTATGGGGCACGTGGTCTAGTGGAGAGAGGAAAACAGGTCTGTCTCTAGAGTAACAGTCCAGGGTGGGCTGGACTGAAATGGGGGAACCCCAAAGCTGTGGAAGCCTAGAGGATAGCCTAATTCAGCCTAGGTGGTCAGGAAGGGCTTCCTGGCAGATGGGGACATCAAATCCCTGGCTTTCTGGTCCTAGTCTTCTCACCTAAGCCCATCACTCATGTACGTCCATAATGCTAGACCTCTGGTCCCTAACCTCTAACCTTGCGCTCTGCCTCTCAGGCATTCCCCGTGCTGGTGGGCGACATGGACAATAGTGGCAGCCTCAATGCTCAGGTCATTCACCAGCTAGGCCCTGGCCTCAGGTCCAAGATGGCCATCCAGGTGAGTGGGAGTCAAGTCGGCTGCTCCCCCGGCTACCCTGGGCACCAAGGTGCCCTCAcattccccttctcccccacagACCCAGCAGTCGAAGTTTGTGAACTGGCAGGTAGACGGGG
The DNA window shown above is from Rhinolophus ferrumequinum isolate MPI-CBG mRhiFer1 chromosome 15, mRhiFer1_v1.p, whole genome shotgun sequence and carries:
- the TOMM40 gene encoding mitochondrial import receptor subunit TOM40 homolog isoform X2, with the translated sequence MGNVLAASSPPAGPPPPPAPALVGLPPPPPSPPGFTLPPLGGGLGAGAGAGRGPERTPGTASASAAGTADDGACGCLPNPGTFEECHRKCKELFPIQMEGVKLTVNKGLSNHFQVNHTVALSTIGESNYHFGVTYVGTKQLSPTEAFPVLVGDMDNSGSLNAQVIHQLGPGLRSKMAIQTQQSKFVNWQVDGEYRGSDFTAAVTLGNPDVLVGSGILVAHYLQSITPCLALGGELVYHRRPGEEGTVMSLAGKYTLNNWLATVTLGQAGMHATYYHKASNQLQVGVEFEASTRMQDTSVSFGYQLDLPKANLLFKGSVDSNWIVGATLEKKLPPLPLTLALGAFLNHRKNKFQCGFGLTIG
- the TOMM40 gene encoding mitochondrial import receptor subunit TOM40 homolog isoform X1, which encodes MPDGANLDVARAKADQLLSQLRRGAGSEEATMGNVLAASSPPAGPPPPPAPALVGLPPPPPSPPGFTLPPLGGGLGAGAGAGRGPERTPGTASASAAGTADDGACGCLPNPGTFEECHRKCKELFPIQMEGVKLTVNKGLSNHFQVNHTVALSTIGESNYHFGVTYVGTKQLSPTEAFPVLVGDMDNSGSLNAQVIHQLGPGLRSKMAIQTQQSKFVNWQVDGEYRGSDFTAAVTLGNPDVLVGSGILVAHYLQSITPCLALGGELVYHRRPGEEGTVMSLAGKYTLNNWLATVTLGQAGMHATYYHKASNQLQVGVEFEASTRMQDTSVSFGYQLDLPKANLLFKGSVDSNWIVGATLEKKLPPLPLTLALGAFLNHRKNKFQCGFGLTIG